gaaaacaaagtatttctctTTGAAAAATATAGAACTTGTTATACACATGATTTCTTATAGGCTAGATTATTTGTCATGTAATGTGTAATTTGCTAAGTGTTGGTTACACTTGATAAACATCAACTCCTCAAAGCGAACATCGATCATTGTGCATCGTTCAGGACGAAAGACTTTcccagcaagagagaaaagtgtctcAACTGGAGCTGATGATGGTGGGATACACAGATATCGGAGAGCCAGTATAGCTAGTTGAGGTAATGGTGACTGATTCTGTTCCCAGAAGAGAAGGGGGTCACTGTCATCCTCTGTTGTTGGCTGACTCAGGTAGGATTGTACTTGTGATAAAGTTGATGTTAATGTACAGAGGGAAGAGCTCGTTGATGCTGATGGTGTCATGAATCTGAACAGCCTGCACTTCTTTGTAGgggcctccttattttcctgaagggaacccttttcttcagtggcagtggactTAATGTCATGTACTTTAGACTTGAGTAGGGATGTGATGAACATGACTTGTTGTGGTGAGCACCAGTCCATGTTGAAGCGTGGGTCTAGGAGTGAAGCCAGCTGAAACATCGCCTTGTCTTCATAGatcttcagtgttttcttgatGGAGCTTTTGAGAGTAGTAATCACCTTTGACTCGTGTGTCTGTGACGGTTGTTCAAGCTCAGCTTTCAGTCCACGAATGCACGGAATTGCTTTGCTTGACGTTACAACATTCTCTCCCTGACACTCTAGAGTTGCTACTTCAGATGGTGTCAAGATGTCTGTTACCCGCTTGATGAGATTAAGTTCATATTTGGTTATCTTTACTGGACAGTTTAGCTGATGAAGCTTGGCTGGATCAATATTGAGAAGGTTAGCGAAGCATCTTGTTACTGGTGTTCCATCGCGTTGCATTTTTGTCCCGAGGTCTGCACTGACTTGGACAATGTCAGATGGCAGTGCAGAGTGACGAACGTGTGACGCTAGACGTGAGGCTTGTCCAGTGACTCCTGAGACAGGCCCTGCTTCTTGGAGCCCATCTTTCACAGTAGTTTGTAAAGTGTGAACAAAACATCTGACATGGCCAGGCAATAGCTGCAGCAAGTTGTCATTgttatcaggaatgtgaaaggtgtcatcctcctcttcgcctTCACTGTCTTGATTAGTGTTCGCATCGTCCACACCGGGAAGTGTCACGAGTGCCTTAAGCACATTGGTGCCACTGTCGGTTACAATAGTCAAAATCTTTGTTTGTAGGTTAAAGCTAGTGATGATTTCTGTGAATGTGGCATGGATCTTTTGTGCAGTGTGGGACCCTTTGAATCTTGTGCATGCCAACAGTGTTGATTGGAGCTGGAAGTTATCATTGAAGTGACACGTGATCCCAGTGCACGACcgcatctgtctgtttgtgcaaAGGTCAGGTGTAACACAGACGTAACCAACAGAAGAAGACTTCTTATTGAGATGTTCCTGTAGTTGTTGAGTTTGCGAAGGAAGAAGCTTGCTGCTGAGCTCCTTGCGGCTTGGGCTGCTGTAGCTGGGCTGGGCCTTGTTAAGAAGAGCTTCAAAGTTAGCATCCTCAACCCCTGAAAGAGGTTGGAGAGAGCCGGCAATGAAGCGAAGGAGTAACTTGTCCATTTCCTTTTGGCGGCGATCACTATTGCACCATTTTTTcttagtaagagagagagagagagagagagagagagagagagagagagagagagagagagagagagagagagagagagagagagagaaaaaaaaattttgtttataGTTTGTATTATATGGAAAGGCAGTGAGAAGTGCCACTGGACgggagaacagaaggaagaacaccTGTGGCCTGGCCAGCGGAATCCGGAAAGTAGTGAGGGAGGGCGGCTGGGAAGGCTTCAAACTCAGACCTGGGCCGGTATACATAAAATTTTTAACAGGCTAAAAGTACTTTAAGTGATCAGTTTTAGTTCTAAGTTCCTTAAAAGTAATACATAATCACTTTTAAGACCCAAAATACTTTTAGCTGCTAGGAGTGGTGAGGGGTACTCCTAATGCGTCTAAAATTACTTTTGGCAGCAGAGGAGAGGCGTCCTGCGAGAGTAGAGTAATGCTCAGCTGATCGAGAGAGTTCTGCTTGCTCTTGGTGACATTCTGTAGGTGACACAACTCGTGAGGAATGCCCTAGAAAGTGACACTGCAGGGAGTAAGATTAGATAAAGACCATAACTTTGCTACAACGCAGCCAACCATCAGCCAAAACCTTTCAGCCTCACGCACCACACGGCATCTTcacattgattctctctctctctctctctctctctctctctctctctctctctctctctctctctctctctctctctctctctctctctctctaatggataTAACGATGAGACAAGCACGTTCTGTAAGGAGGAACATTgaggaattagagagagagagagagagagagagagagagagagagagagagagagagagagagagagagagagagagaacacctagAAGTAGTTTAGAATATCGCGGCCGTAGATAAACGCGCTGCTTTTTGCGTTGAGGCGGTCTGCATGCTCGGGGCcccgggggagagagagagagagagagagagagagagagagagagagagagagagagagagagagagagagagaggctggggttAATATACATATAAACCTAACTGTTACGAGTATTGTGTTCATTTCTCattcttgatttatttattttttataatttctcttCCGTTACACAAACAAggtaaaacaacacacacacacacacacacacacacacacacacacacacacacacacacacacacacacacacacacacacacacacacacacaacaaacaaacaaacaagcaagtgGTAAAAAAATTTTCCACCTGCGCAAACATTAGAAGATTTATCATTTGTTAACCATGGAACACAATAACATCAATACTgctcatactactactagtactgctgctgctactactgctgctgctgttgctgctgctgctgctgctgcttactactactactactactactactactactactactactactactactactactactactactactactactactactactactactactactgctgctgctgctgctgctgctgctgctgctactactgctactgctactgctactactactactactactactactgctgctgctgctgctgctgctgctgctgctgctgctactgctgctactactactactactactattcatactactactactactactactactactactactattactgctgctgctgctgctgctgctactgcttctgctgctgctgctgctgctactactactactactactactactactactactactactactactactactacaactactactactaataataataataataataagatgaagaagagaaatagtttATCTTTTCCTACACAAAATTTCCTTCAAAGTAAGACAAGTTagcaaaaaggaaacaaaacaataactaaCCCGAATAAATAAACGcgtaagcaaacaaacaagcaaacaaacataaacaaatacCGTGTACATTACACAAACATCCAAAGCAagacaaatacaaaaaatataaatgagtcAAATCAAtcagtaaacaagtaaataatgaagtaaACAAATTGAAGTAAACACAACATGGACGTGTAACAGAAGCACAGGGAAGTAGTGTCTGTACTACGCCTCTGTGCTGCTGCTGACTGCTTGCTGCTGGCTAACTGTTGTGCACTGCTAACTATTCCCTATTAACTATTTGTACCGTTAACTATCTCCTATTATTTGCCATTGACTATTTGGTACTGTTGTCTACTGGTACTGTTAAATGTTTCTGACTTTTTGCTATTAAGTATTCGCTGTTGTCTATGTGCTACTAATAAATGTTTTCTACTATTAAGCATTAGGTATTaagtatttttttactattgtttatttactatCATTAATTATTTTGCAGGTATTTTATTATGTGATACTATTAATTATTTAACTGTTTAAACTATTTCCTTCTATTAACTTTACCTCCATTTCTTAAACATGGCAGTATCACATCTTATCTATTAAactattgtttatttactatCATTAATTATTTTGCAGGTATTTTATTATGTGATACTATTAATTATTTAACTGTTTAACTATTTCCTTCTATTAACTTTACCTCCATTTCTTAAACATGGCAGTATCACATCTTATCTTTGCTGTTTCTAATCCTTTCATTGCTATCtaatacttttttcttcatcgcAAACTACTCTAAagcattttttgtatttttcttcaacCACTTCTAAGCATCACACTTGTATAAACTTCACCTCCGCTTCCTAAACATCTGAGTACCACATCATATCTTTGCTGTTTTTAATCCTTTGACACGTTTTCTTCATCACAAATCactaaggcatttttttttttttttttttttttgtattcttctaTAGCCACAATGAATAATCTACTAcagttttcctccccctccctctccagctgctaactctgtacaagggccttatccgtccatgtatggagtatgcttcacatgtctggggggggttccactcatactgctcttctagacagggtggaatcaaaagcttttcgtctgatcaactcctctcctctaactgactgtcttcatcctctctttcatcgccgcaatgttgcatctctagctgtctcctaccgctatttacatgctaactgctcttctgatcttgctaactgcatgcctccccccctcccgcggcctcgctgcacaggactttcttctttctctcacccctattctgaccacctctctaatgcatgagtcaaccagtattctcagtcattcatccctttctctggtaaactctggaactccctgcctgcttttgtatttccacctttctatgacttgaattccttcaagagggatgtttcaagacacttatccttcaattttttactaccgctttggacccttttctgagactggcatctcagtgagccttttaatttttttttttattggatttttgttgcccttggccagtgtccctcctacatagaaaaaaaaaaaaacttctacaTGCACTGAAAGATTGGATACATTGCCTCTATTGGTGTAAACTGTTCCGcatcgcagtgaaagagtttATTGCATCCCTCATTTTTCCcattctctcacttccctttccaCCTGGAGCCTCAAACAATCAAGTATTTTTCCATCGGGTGGcaaactttcctccttcttgccAACTTTGATCAGCCTTTCGATAGCGTGCCAAATTTTACTCCTTGCTTCTTTGATTTTCTCGCTTACCAGTTCTTACGCTTCTCCAAATATGAGCCAAactacttcttttctccttccagtCCGCCTGTGTTCTCTTGGCTCTTAAAATTGCCTCCAGTTTTTtgtgttaatattattttaagAACTGACT
This genomic interval from Scylla paramamosain isolate STU-SP2022 unplaced genomic scaffold, ASM3559412v1 Contig23, whole genome shotgun sequence contains the following:
- the LOC135097513 gene encoding zinc finger BED domain-containing protein 4-like, with the translated sequence MDKLLLRFIAGSLQPLSGVEDANFEALLNKAQPSYSSPSRKELSSKLLPSQTQQLQEHLNKKSSSVGYVCVTPDLCTNRQMRSCTGITCHFNDNFQLQSTLLACTRFKGSHTAQKIHATFTEIITSFNLQTKILTIVTDSGTNVLKALVTLPGVDDANTNQDSEGEEEDDTFHIPDNNDNLLQLLPGHVRCFVHTLQTTVKDGLQEAGPVSGVTGQASRLASHVRHSALPSDIVQVSADLGTKMQRDGTPVTRCFANLLNIDPAKLHQLNCPVKITKYELNLIKRVTDILTPSEVATLECQGENVVTSSKAIPCIRGLKAELEQPSQTHESKVITTLKSSIKKTLKIYEDKAMFQLASLLDPRFNMDWCSPQQVMFITSLLKSKVHDIKSTATEEKGSLQENKEAPTKKCRLFRFMTPSASTSSSLCTLTSTLSQVQSYLSQPTTEDDSDPLLFWEQNQSPLPQLAILALRYLCIPPSSAPVETLFSLAGKVFRPERCTMIDVRFEELMFIKCNQHLANYTLHDK